The Nomia melanderi isolate GNS246 chromosome 13, iyNomMela1, whole genome shotgun sequence sequence TCGGCCGGATCGATGTACACGGTCCACTGTTAATTATATCCGAACGGGAGTGGCGCACCTGTCGCGAACGTTTTCCCACCCTACGTTTCGCCCGCCCTCCGAGGAGGGATGGTGAGCGATAGCTCTCGAGACAGTCATGGAATTTAACGGTGATTAATGGAGGAAGCGAGGCCGCCGTATTTTAATTGAGATATAAATCCAGGAGGCCGCGGACGAAGTCGGTCCAATTTCATTACCGGAGTCTAATGGACAGGCAGGGTATCTACACGGGGCTCGATAAAACCGTCGACGATATCCGGCGAACGATCTGCGCATCTCCGCACTGTGTTGCGCGGGTTATCTTTAATCCGTCTCTAATCGAACGAAAAAATTGCGACCGACGAGGAATGAAGGGACAGAGGAGCGGATGAAATGAACTCCGCTCGTAATAATTGACGAGCGGCTGAAAAGCTGCGTTGCAGCGGTGACTACGGACTTCGCAGTATGCGTTAGcctgtataaaaaaaattgtagagTCAAATGACATTTCATTTGGAGATCTATAGGGATTTAGAAACATTGCGGAGAGGTTTGGGCTTTTCTTTGTGGAACTGGCATCGATCTTCCTTAATTCCAGTGTAGTTTAATCTTTAGTGTTCGAATGCTGTCGTAATGACGACTTCAAGCTTTGATATATAGTTATACAGTTGGTAGCTGGGAACggataatgtaattaaattgatCAATTTAAATAACGAGAGGCTGATATATGCGGGTTTTTTGTTTTCTAGTATCTAAGACTTCAGTAATTGGGttctttattaatttgttagtttaataatttGGTCAAGGATGTTTGAGAAATACTGAACTTGATATACTtctgattttataaataattatagcaCAAATTGGTAAATTGTTTGATGCAAAAATTAAATACCAGTGATAGAAATTTGGAACTCTTATCAATTGGATTTACCGCTGGCACACTGTGCGTCGTTGAAACGGATCGACTGATCCGCCATTTTTACGGCTACCGTCCTCTCGTGCTCGTTTCATTCTTATCGAGGGCATTAGCATACGCATATCGCGAAGCTGGAATGGATTTATACCTCGACAGCCGTTAATCCGTTTGATTATCTTATCGCCGTGACGAAGTCGCTCAGCAATTTTATTGCGGAATAGATTGCACGATTGTTTACCGTGATTCCGTGCTCGATCGCCTCTGAAGCCTTCGTTCATTTTCTATAAGGACTGTTCCTATTTAAGTGTGCACGCTGCAAATAGTGCAATGCTACATGCTCATTTACCAAAGGTCGATAAAGCTTTGTTCCTTTTGCTCGTCGATTATTTCGACGAACATCGGACTTGGATTGGGAGGATTTATTCTACAGCCCCTTATCTGATCGTGGCTCTCGTTTGTCTTTCTTATCTCTAAGAGGttgcattttttttaatcaatttttattaaaaattgcgtACTTTTGATATTTAGCAATCAGTTTCTTTTCGAATTAGTAAATATCTATATCTTCTTAAAGTTGATAACAATATTGCTTTATTAAATGGTGGAGTGTTCGATAAACTTCTCATTCTACGATCGCAATCTTCTGTAGAGTGGGAGCGTAGATTATTATGTTATTAGGATTTAATGATATCCGTGTCATTGTCCCAGCGTGATGGGCGCATTCCGAGCTTCTCCCTGACGGCCGTGGCGTCTCCTTACTTCTCAGTCTATCAGGTTGCGTTCTATCAGGCGTCCGCCACTCACCGACGTCTATCTGCATTAATTGGACCCATTCGCAGTAATTAACCAAGATCCTCCGGCGATCAAAGCGAGGAGACTATCTCCGCTATCTAATCGGTCCCTTCCTAATCCGTTATCTTGTTTTCGATTCCTTGATGCATAGTAATCAGGCGCGGATCGTCGTTGACCATTAGCTTGTTTGAATCATAATTGAAGCGTTTCATTTTAAcgtttattcaatttaaaattcatagaaTTCAACACTTTGCATcttcgaaaggtgactctcagtcacacTTGATttgtgaaatactgaaataaaatagctttgtttctatatttatgtatatgttCTCATTAGTTAGTCTCAGAGAAAGTTGCTAATATCTTCTCGGAGAAtgagtatttccaatgaaaaactctcgagtgcgaagggttaatattaaaatggaTGGATCaagatatttcgatattttaggttccctttttaaaattattgaacttaagaattttataaattctgttttcagaaattattaagattatttAGCAAGAACTGGAATATTTTTTTGTCATTTCtctaagaaaatacaaaacagttAATTTGATAGTCGGTAGTTCTGGTATTAAGATTGTCCAATGTTGTCAGAAAGGTTGTAGCATCTATAAGAAGCGTCTACTCGCGAGAGATTTGTAGACTACCCTCTGTGTAGTCCGTCCATTTCCATAAATCGCGTTTCAAGACGCTGATTCGCTCGGTCAGACTTTCTGCGCAGATTGCAGACGAAATTTCCCATCGTAAATGGACCGTTAGAGGCGAGGATACTTCATACTCGCGGCGGGACGTTATTATACGCTTAGGGGTCATCATTCTTGAGCAGGTTTCATTTGTAACACCTATTCGATACCGGCTAAATTATCGATCTCTCTTTTCCGATGATCGGATCGGTGTTAAATGAAGCGATCGGTAAAAATCACCTACGAAATCCCGTGTGCCATTGGCAATTCTTTCTTGCGCTCCATTGGCCTCGAAATCATTCAGTGTGCGTATCATAATAACCATATATTTTTACCATATACTCTAtatttaacagaaataaaagaaaagattatCTCGTTTTAGCTTAAAGGATCAAGATTAATTTCATCCGAAGCCTTTGCTAGGAATCTAATTTGATATTATGCGACAGGGGATTATAATTTGataacttttaaatttaaacCTTTAAAATATGAACGTAATATTCGTGAAATTTGCtagattttaaatttaaattctcgAACTATGAATTAGATATTCctgaaattttctaaattaaaatttaaaatattcaaactacGTCCGCAACATTTGTAAAACACGTTGATTCAACCCATCAATATTTATCAACCATTCATTGTCCGAATTTCGCGAAGAAGTTTCACGTGCCGCGGTTTCATGTGCCGGTATCTTTTTATTCGCGCGGCTCCGATCGAAATTCGATCCACGCTCAACAAGACGGCGCCATGATTCATCTGGAAAGGTGTATTGTCCGTAGCCGGTCGACATTCCCCGTTATCCGTGGAACATATTGAAGCAACCGACCGGAAGGAAGCTCGGTTTCGCCGGAATCTACCATGAGTTTCGCCGCCCCTACAGGTCCAACCCGTGAAACTGACGATTCGGTGTCTCCGTGAGGGTCCTCGTCGCCAATGAAACCGTTCGCACGTGGCACGCTACTCACGGCGACCGTATCTCGTCAGAGAAAAGTGAAAACTCGAGGGGAAAACGATTTATAGGGGTTCGAGATCTGCCCTGACGTCGTTAAAAAATTTCTATCAATGCGGGGAGAATCCTTTACTAGCTAATCCATATCAGAATTTTATTCATacgtatacttttatttatctGAATACCTCGATCACACATGGACAccataattattacataaagtCACTAAAGgagaacaattttattattgaaacaagTGGGAACGTccgttttcatattttcttctatAGAATTTCTTACAGCTTCATGcaaatttgacaaaattgcTTCGAATCACTTCTACgttgattttgtatttttacatgaaaaatatatgcAGCTGCAGTATAATGCAGTTGAAGCAGATGTAAACCTTTCGGTTGCCAACACAGGTGTTAAATAAGGATTGGAAGATATTGCAAAACGCTTTCAACCGAGAAACAGAATGATAAAGTAAACATCACAAGTGTCGTATGTTTCCTGCGATTTGTTCACACATTCCGCTCAGCTGAAGCTAGTGGAAGCTTATTGGGAGCATCCGGGTTTTTCACGAACTTTTAATTGGCGGAGCATCAAAGGGCGCAGATCTCATGGAGGATCAGTAATCCGCGAGAACTGCTAATTTGCGCTTCGCGATCCGCCCCTAGGAGCCTTCGTTACGCGGGAAAAGTCACGTTTGTGGAGATTCGATGCGATGGCGATTAAATCCGGTGGGTGGTTTGCCCGGCAGGCAGCACCGAATAGACAAGCTGCCTCGTGCAGAACCTACTGTACGCAACATTAACCCGTGACCGCGGCCGATAATTTAACGCGTCCTCCCTCCCTTGACAAATGCGGCCGCGCCGAAACGAACCGGCCGCTAGGAGGGGTGACGCGAGGCAGTGTTCTCCCGTCGAAAACGATCGGATGGTTCGTTAATGTCGGAGCAATCCgtgggaaatataatatttatcttgCAATCTAATAACACTTGTCGCTTGGTAATATCGTCCTGCTGATTCATGGAAGAACCGCGACAGATTTATTCTTTGGTTTCAATTCgtttcgtttaacactaaaactgtcgAGCAATTAacttgactttttaaaatttctgtatagaaataCTGAGAttgcatctattcagactttaattgatttgcagttcagttcgcgtattgctaaatcgatttatataatttctcagagaaacaactGTTATTTTCCAATCATTTCAGATGGAAGACATGAGGAATGGGTCATTGTAacttgtttggtagttttagtattaatggtcgttttgaaacttttattggaTGATTCTGTTCAAGAATGGTTTTCGAGGGTAGTTCTGCTTTTCGAAAGTAgctaatgaaaattcaatatcgtaTAAATGGTTGGTGACTTAATTTCTTTAAGAAAGGTTTTTATGTGGATAGTGATGTTTTCAGTTTCCTAGATTTTAAGAGAACCATAATGAATGAGGATTTATTGAAAAGGTGATTGGGTTATTCATAGtacattaatgaaattaagTTGACGAATTTGAATGATTTTGCAGCTAAGTTCGAATGGATTTAGGATTCGTCGTCCAAGTATTAATAAACGCGAGTTTTCGCAGTATGGTCTACACTACGTATTTTTTTGAGTTTAACCTTCGACTAGTAGTAATTAATCATCGATAATTGTATGCTCTGGTCGCGTAATGAGGTATTACTTTGCAACACTTTATCAACGTCGCAGCCATTTTTACGAGCTTCTTTTTAAAAGGAATAATTGCATCGATAAACGGTGCATTTGCTGATGCATTCGGTGTTCCTGTTCAGTCCAAATACTCaatcattttcatattaaatagtATTGATTATCCATGAGACGTAGCATTTGAGATTCTGTTTATACATTATAAACTCATATACTTTGTATTTGTTATCTTGTAGCCATTTTCttatgataatatttatctaAGACAGTCGTAAAGAGTGCTGTGAATAATTTGGCAGGTGTTCCGCGGccaatgaattattcaaaacgCGGCGCGTGGAAAATAGCTTCGCGAGGTGAAAACGCTGGGATGGTAATTAATGATAACGATAAGTGACGGAGGTCGATTTTAATATAAGATTTCAGTATAAAAACTCTCGTCCTGTGTATCACCATTAGAAACGTTTGAAAATTCGTGCGGAGATAGACGAAGCTAAGAAATCGAAGATGTCTCGTTCTgttctttttgttcttttcaTGATTTCCATATATTTCGGCTGTGAGTATCGATACTTTTTCATCTTCTGTTAATCTTAGTTAATTCACTTGTTGCTTCTATTTTAATTAGTGAACATTGCTGGTAATGTGTGCCCTGCTAACGAACGTTACAGCAGATGCGGAGTCAGTTGCGAGCAAAAATGTGGCGAACCACCGAGTAACTGTCTTGAGGTTAGTCTGGTACAGGACGAGAACATTCTCTTACCTacgtattatttcttttaaaaaagctAAATTGTTCGTCTCGGATCCgactaatttatgtattaaatatctaaaaGATATGTTATTAATGTAGAAACTGCTTCTTAGTACTGCTTATCACGGTAGAATCACTCGAAGTCAGACTACACAGCTTGCTCGCGTAACTGTCGCGATGCGCTCCCAAACTAGGGACAAGTAGAGAGGCAATGCTCTTCTGACCGATTGAAGAttcttatgaattttaaatccaTCTGGTTTTCTGTAGGTATGCAAAGAGCCTGGCTGCatatgtgtcgatggatttgcGAGGAACTCTAAGGGACGCTGTGTCCACGTGAGAGATTGCTAACTAGGAAATCATTGCTCATCGCGTTGATTACTCCAGGAAATGAATGGCACTCGATGTAAATATGCTATTCCATCTTTTAGCATTAAATGGTATTGTTTAATAGttgtttatattacaaatgaCAGCTGAAATTTGATTGCCAAGTTACATTATACTGTAGTAGTCAACGCGTTATTAATCTTGGGACCGAAAATGTGAAGAGATACTATAATGCGTACCCCTTATTCCTTTATCCAAATTTTACCTATGCTGAAGTCACTGAATAAGACCTTGCTCCCCATACCTTGCAACAGCTTATCAAGACTGTTGTCACTTTCCGCAAGTTTATTACGTGAGAGAACAATTGTCGCTTGTTAACGCGGTTTACTGTACCCTTCTTATCCAAATTTCTTGAATAAACACGGTTGATACCCGAGAttctttttatacaataaaattacgaTTCCCCGTGTCCCTGAAGTCAGAATCCTGCGATAAAACTTATCTAAGTCGTTTgtaaactaccgcgtaaataataTGACACGTGTTCTTCTgcaaattatgaataattcagaCGCGATACGTTCTAAAATATAACATTGTAAATACTTGTAGAATAATTAACGGTGGTAATAAATAAGCGATAGAGGCCGGTTAACAGATATAAAAGCTAGGTCACTTCGTGGATTCACATCAGAAGCATTTGAAAAGTCGCATACGATATACAAGAAGCAGAGCTCAAACCGGAAGCCGAAGATGTCTCGCTACGTAATTCTTCTTCTCCTCATCGCCGTTTCCTACATTGCCTGTGAGTATCGACGAATAGACAACAGAGAGATTCATCTTGATCTTTCGTCAGTTTTGgttaaattttaatgttcattttCACTTTGATCAGTGAACAACGCCCAGGGTTGCGGCCCGAACGAGCGTTTCACCAGTTGTAAAAGTGCATGCCAGGCAACGTGTAAAAACCCAAATGTTTACTGTATTGAGGTTAGTCTTATGCTTGACACGAAGAcctaatttatatactttttttgcTATAATAGAATCTCACGTCTGAACAGTTTTTATTCCacaaaactaaattaaaaacatttcaactttggttcttaaattaaaaattgtatcattATTTCTTTCAAACGTTAAAATGTCAAGTATCAACATAGAACACTAAATTATCGAATTTAGATGATATTGTTTCTCTCACAGTAGAATGAGACAGAGTCAGACAATAGAGTCTACCTCCGTAATTGTCGTGATGCGCTTCCAAGCCATAGACAATTAGAGAGACAATATTGTAATCATTGATAGCAGTAATACTTCTTTAAATTTTGATGACTTTCTTTAGGAATGCATGGGAGACGGATGCGAGTGTAAACCAGGATATGTAAGAAACTCCAATAACCAGTGTGTCTTGCAGTCGCAATGCTAATAATAAGGACGTTCTTCATCGCATTGGCTACCATAGAAAATTCGTGAACGAAGATTCATTCAGGGATATGGTAGACGATTAGTAACAATTCACATTTAAAACCTCGAACACAATTTTTGAACgctgttataaaaattaaacgtcGAATCATGTCTCTGTGTGATAGTCAACGCGTTATTAATCTCAGGACCGAGCATTCAGGGAAAATATTGTACGGCAACCGATTCTACTAATTAAAGAgcttattcaaataattcaatacaCCCATTGTTCCTTCATCCACGTTTCGTCCGTCTATTGGCTCAACGAGCCCCAGCAACTCGCAAATCTTATCGTGGACAAACGTTATCGATGAATCACTTTTAACTTATCTATGTAAAAAGAGAGGCGAGTTTGATGAATTAGTGATTGAACTACACATCTCCGATAAATCATTTCTTCAACGTAAACGTACTTTTCCAAGATATTACTAGCACTTAACGATTAATTTATCTGTCTCGACGCACTTGAGCTCCTGTAAGTCTACGCGATATCCGGAGTGATCGATCACACATGTTGCgtcaaacaaaaacaataacgaaCAGACAGTTTAGTATACGGAGGATGAGGAAGCTGTGGTTGCGAGGAAGCAGACAAAAATACTTTTCAGgagatagaaatatttttaatcatgtGTGTTATACAAACTGGCttaacaaaaataatcaatGCGAGGTAAATTTacatgttaattaatataattatcccCAGATAATGATTCTTCAGTTATAACGACTGGCAGAAAGTGTTCTACAGTGCATAACTATTAGAAATTTAAACTAAATGCAACAGTTGTCATTTAGTTTGTCCACGGAATCAACACTCGCGTGTCAGTACGCATTTGTTCTCCCTGTTCCTGACATAACCGGGTTTGCATTGACAGCCTATTTCACATCTCTGAAAAAggaatcaaaaaataaaattagatgacgggaatgaatgaataaaaaattaaatatatgaagttatatgaaatactgaaattctttctttcaaaataattcaCTCGAATTCGAGATCTTAAAATGGTTATGGACAATTGAACTAACCATTGTACAGATTGGCGAAGCTTTCCTCTCGCAGGTGTCCACACACGGTGATCCACAGCTATTGAACACCTCGTTTGGCCCGCATTCCTGTGAACCTTGCGTTTCATCGGGAAACGCggctgtaaaaaataaaatacaattttaagcaCCTTCCTGATTCTTATTCACAATTAAAAAGGAAACCTTAAACAATGTTGGAacttaaagaatattataaaacattcagataaaaagaaaacacttaGTACTCTTGGTATATCAATGTTCCCTAACAACAATATATATTACTGCAAAAaattaattgcgaaataattacattattttataaaaggtAAGAATTAAGAATTTGAACAGCTGATTCCGGAAACATTGAGCTTTtgtatttttgagaaaattccAGACATTGTATAGATTCAAAATAAACAACTGATTCCCAAATTCCGACCAACAGTGTACCCTACAGCGAATGTCAGTTGCCACCAAAACAGTTAAAATCAAACACactatttttgttaaattcattaatgaatgaattaatgaatgaaaCTCTGGCGCGAACCGCGTTGAAATTCGATGATACTCACCCACATATGCGATGGCAAcaacgaagaaaagaagaattgttGCGCGTGTCATGTTGATTCACTGTACGAAAAGAAATGTCTTCTGACGTCCACTCGGCGATCGCTGGTTTTATACTGCGCCCACTGGGCCTTCGCGTCGTGTCTCCCGCGTCGCCCGCTCCACAATTTTTGCTAGATCCCTCTGAAACCCGCGATTCACCCCGCTGATTCACAAGATTATCGCCTACGAGTCGACACTATTGATTATCTGTCACGATAGCCTCTATCTCGTGGGTATActaaataaagtaataagaCAGAGATACAATACGCTTCGACCAGCGCACACACATTTCACCTTCCCGAATTCGTAATTTCATCTAAGAAAATCTTTTTCCCTCGCGTTAGTGGAGAGTCATTTCCCAGGAAGTCCCGTAACCTGTTCCAGACAAGATTGCCTTGTTGAGTACCGAGAAAATCTTTCGCTAGCTTATGCAACGTCCTCGTGCAGCTGGTTAGCAAGCTGTTTTGCGTCTTATTAGACCATCTCCGAAACGACGTCGTCAGCTTGAACGATAAAAATGTTCCCCGCGGTAGAATTCTACGGAATACGATAACCGCGTGCGGAAATAACATTCCCACGCGATGTTATCTCGTTATCATCGTGGTtaagttaacacgttcgttaggAAAGCTTCTCTGATCTGGCTTTTAAAAACCTTAATCACCTGTTCTGAGTATGGCAGTTATTTTCGGCTAATTTATTGGATCATTGAATACCTTGGCATGATTCAACTGGTGTTTTTTTGATATTGTGGCTGTTATGGTATTCCAAGAATGATTAAGTTGAAGTTTAATTAAGAGACATTGATTTTTGCTTGAAAAACGTGGTCTGATCTCGTTATACATTTCGCACCGAATTCGATTTAGCATCTCGTAACGGAAGATCACCGTTTTTTGATTCGCTAGCACAAATGTCGCATGGGAATACCCTCCATTCAGCAAAAAGTAGACGGATTACGGTATCTGAGACAAAACAACAACCTCTGCCACCGATTTTGCAGCCGACGGCTGTGTCTACCGCTTAATCTCGCTTCTGAGAAGACGGCGTGGTGACTTTTCAATCAGAATTCGCGAGGTTCTCGTTGCCGAAATTAATTGTTTACGATGAACCTGTAAACAGCTGTTAATCTTTCAGTTGGAAAATCAAAATTCTACAGAGACGAGTACGTCTTCAACAGCCTGATCCTGGCAGCTTCATTTTAGGATCAAGGTTTAAAATTTACTACTCTGTGGCTGGAAAGGATAATTTAAGAACTAattcatttgatatttattgACATTTACTCCTTCAATTTATTATATCTCTAGACGATCTCAGATTTATCAAGTACTCTATTAGAATTTACAAAATCAAGGCAAATGAATCATATTATCGTATACCAGATCCGAGAGCTAATTAAGTACGTGAATTAGTCATCATCGATTTCGAGAATTACGGAGAAATCTTTCATGCTCAACAAACGAGCACTTATCTTATGCAAATTATTAATACGAATCGTCCTCGGTTTCGTTTGCTCTGCGCTGTTTGGATTGGGCTCGAGATCTTCTCGGAAACGCGAGAGTGTTTGCTGGAAGCATGCGAAACAGGTGGCGGCCGGTGTTCTTTCTCCCAGGTTAGGTGGTCCGTCGGGACAACGAAAGGGTGTCGATCGTTTCAAAGCATCCAGAAGGATTACCGAAAAATATcgacgaaatacttccgaaaGCAAATCTCCGAATTAACCTTTTCAGAACGAATGTCGTCATGTTGataaattcataattaaaaaattgacaaTGTAATCGAAAGTCACAGTGGAAGAattcgattatttattatttaaaatgtcatTAATCCattattaatttgattattaaaattaccaaaaattcATGTATTTGTCCTGCtttctaatatataaaatttcaacgcgtaaatatttttctacggaaatttaaaaaatcctcgTCTGCAAATCGCGGCAATCTGAAATACCTCTGCCGGTAAATACACTGTgacgataattattaataacacgaTTAGATAATAACCGACGATTTCGTACCTCGCGCGGGAATTTTCCCGCAGCTCGCGGTAAATATTTTTCCCGAAATTCTGATCCGAGCGCGCACTACACGAGCAACACGATCGAAACCAGCGTAGCGCGATAATGCCGTTATCGATCTATATTTGGGCCACTGCGCTCTTAACCTGCCTCGATCTGGCCGGCGGGTCGTGATCTCCGACACGACGACGAACCACCCGCTGGAACCGAGTAATTGGCCGCGTTTCGTTTCTGGAACgcgtgtataaatatttacgtgATCTATCGTGGTGTATGCAGAAACTAAATTTCGCTCGTTCCTTTTATAACTTAAAAAACATAAAGTTATAAAGGATTTGTCCAAAAGCAATTCGCTCTTCGGGAATCGAAAATTCGGATACGAAAGATATCATGCATTCATGTGGAGGATTTTTAAAACATCAGATAGAAACTTTATTAGaagtgtaattaaatttatgcGTTACATGATTTTGAAGACATTGAAATCGTTAgtacagaaatataaattttattgcacTCTATACACAGTTTCAAGATTCCTGATTATGAAGCATCGAGATTGCACAAGAATCTTCAGTCTAGTCGTTTCTATCGGAGACTATAGTTACGAATTAGTTAGCAgtttcaagaaaattgaaaaatgttaattgtTCTTTTTCTGTAAAGGCTTCATGAAATCACTAATCGACCATGGCCGATCACGTCTTATATTGTCGATTATGCAACCTATGATCGACACGCAGTCATTGTCGGTGTCCTTCAAATATCCTGGCTTGCATTTGCAGCCTGGTTTACAGATCTGGAATAAACATGAAATGattaagataaatatttaaataaatttggatTAACGTTATAACGAGCATCAGTTAGATCTaaggagaaatatatttttgatcgCATAGCTCGATTATTGAAGATTCGTTTTCTTACTGGTCCCTGACATATTCCAGGAAAAGGACGTTCACAAGTTGGCATACACGCGACGCAATCCGTGGGCTCCTCGTTTCGGTCGCATTTGATCGGACCCTCTAAAACGCGAGGAATCAACAGGGCATTACTAATAATTCGATCAACATCCTCACTACCGAAGAAACATACCAGTAGAAGGCTTCGTGTCACCTGGAGCAGTCAGCACGTCATTCGGTAAGtctgaaaatttgatattcttaATGTTCTATAGTCACTATTCACTCCGATAAGCGTTATCGTATTCACAGATTTTGAGAATCAGCTGTGGCCTCAATTGAATTAGCTCAGTAGCTCGTGAAGCTCATTCAGAACGACGCATCTGAGTTTCtgaatctttttttaatttaattctaaattaaagACTCAGTGTTAGACGAAACATCTGTCGTgctatttttaaacaattggcAACCCATGGAATTGTGTAAATGAAGAGCACAGGTGAGCTTCCAAGTGACGAACGTTTTAAATGTTACTAATTCAATGTTGAAATTATTCAGTTCGAAAACGATGAAATACATACTACAGCTTATAAATGAACCTATTGTTCGAAAGTGTTTCGTCGAGACACTTACACGTTAAACAAAGAAACAGCACGACAAAGGACATCGCAACGATCTGATTCATTCTGCATGGATGCAAAATACCGCGCGAGTTCAACAAGTTACTAATGGTAAATTCTAACGGCAGCTTTT is a genomic window containing:
- the LOC116432305 gene encoding zonadhesin-like translates to MNQIVAMSFVVLFLCLTYLPNDVLTAPGDTKPSTEGPIKCDRNEEPTDCVACMPTCERPFPGICQGPICKPGCKCKPGYLKDTDNDCVSIIGCIIDNIRRDRPWSISDFMKPLQKKNN
- the LOC116432308 gene encoding chymotrypsin inhibitor-like, translating into MSRYVILLLLIAVSYIALNNAQGCGPNERFTSCKSACQATCKNPNVYCIEECMGDGCECKPGYVRNSNNQCVLQSQC
- the LOC116432307 gene encoding chymotrypsin inhibitor-like encodes the protein MTRATILLFFVVAIAYVAAFPDETQGSQECGPNEVFNSCGSPCVDTCERKASPICTMRCEIGCQCKPGYVRNRENKCVLTREC